A window of the Tiliqua scincoides isolate rTilSci1 chromosome 5, rTilSci1.hap2, whole genome shotgun sequence genome harbors these coding sequences:
- the LOC136651941 gene encoding sulfotransferase 2A1-like, with amino-acid sequence MAKQVTHSIEYGGITLPALVHSEASVRYAQQSFQVRDGDVFNLTYPKSGTTWMQEILTLIHSNGDPTLSRLVPSWERVPWIEQNTAAEYLENRPCPRLITSHLPPTVFPESFFSSQAKAIYTIRNPKDVCVSLYYYAKMASFLDYKEDFGEFIEMFCAGKILFGSWFDHVKAWLAYRDRANFLLLTYDELIKDLRGSVLRICQFLGKDLDASAVDSVVENASFETMKGNKMVNYSLVPEDIMNQNVSPFFRKGRTNRGISGDWRNHFTPEQNATFHDLYHQKMKDVGIKFPWDEPQSEIHQKL; translated from the exons ATGGCCAAACAGGTAACACACTCCATAGAATACGGTGGAATAACCCTTCCTGCGCTTGTGCACAGTGAGGCAAGTGTCCGGTATGCCCAGCAGAGCTTCCAGGTGCGAGATGGTGATGTCTTCAACCTCACATACCCCAAATCTG GAACAACTTGGATGCAAGAAATTCTCACCCTAATCCACAGTAATGGGGATCCCACACTGTCACGGTTGGTCCCTTCCTGGGAGCGAGTGCCCTGGATTGAACAGAACACGGCGGCTGAGTACTTGGAGAATCGGCCTTGCCCCCGTCTCATAACCTCTCACTTGCCCCCCACAGTCTTTCCAGAGTCTTTCTTCAGCTCACAGGCGAAG GCCATTTACACAATCCGCAATCCCAAGGATGTCTGCGTGTCACTGTATTATTACGCCAAGATGGCCTCATTCCTGGACTACAAGGAAGATTTTGGGGAATTCATTGAGATGTTCTGTGCAGGAAAAA TTCTCTTTGGCTCCTGGTTTGATCATGTCAAGGCCTGGTTGGCTTACCGGGATCGGGCAAATTTTCTTCTTCTGACCTATGATGAATTGATTAAG GATCTTCGAGGCAGCGTCCTCCGCATCTGTCAGTTCCTGGGTAAGGACTTGGATGCATCTGCTGTTGACTCTGTTGTGGAGAATGCCTCCTTTGAGACAATGAAGGGCAACAAAATGGTGAATTACAGCCTTGTGCCAGAAGATATTATGAACCAAAACGTCAGCCCGTTCTTCAGAAAAGGTAGAaccaacag AGGGATTTCTGGGGACTGGAGAAACCACTTCACACCAGAACAGAACGCTACCTTCCATGACCTCTATCACCAAAAGATGAAAGACGTGGGGATCAAATTTCCCTGGGATGAACCCCAAAGTGAAATCCATCAAAAACTCTGA
- the CA11 gene encoding carbonic anhydrase-related protein 11, whose amino-acid sequence MGTTLGGLCLLEVLAATCMAVQFVPAKTYEDWWAYKETLHGSFVPGPPFWGLVNSAWSLCAIGKRQSPVDVNTSQMVFDPFLPPLRLSTGGKKISGTMYNTGRHVSFRPDPLQLVNVSGGPLLYSHRLQELRLHFGSEDGFGSEHQIDGEGFSAEVQLIHYNQELYPNISEAARNPNGLAVISIFANIGSSPNPFLTRLLNRETITRISYKNDAYLLHDLSLENLYPETFGFITYQGSMSTPPCYETVTWVLIDRPINITSVQIHSLRLLSQNLPSQIFRSMSDNSRPLQPLLHRSLRGNRDLRHPTRRCKGANYRLHVDGTRPSKTAM is encoded by the exons ATGGGGACCACGCTGGGGGGGCTCTGCCTGCTGGAAGTGTTGGCGGCAACTTGTATGGCTG tgcagtttgttccaGCAAAGACCTACGAGGACTGGTGGGCCTACAAGGAGACTCTTCATGGTAGCTTTGTGCCAG GTCCACCATTCTGGGGCCTGGTGAATTCAGCTTGGAGCCTCTGTGCCATTGGGAAACGCCAGTCACCTGTGGATGTGAACACAAGCCAAATGGTGTTtgatcccttccttcctccacttcGGCTCAGCACAGGAGGGAAGAAG ATCAGCGGCACCATGTACAATACAGGGCGCCACGTCTCTTTCCGGCCAGACCCGCTGCAGCTGGTGAACGTTTCTGGAGGGCCTCTGCTGTACAGTCACCGGCTTCAGGAATTACGTCTACACTTTGGGAGCGAAGATGGGTTTGGCTCCGAGCACCAGATAGATGGCGAGGGCTTTTCTGCCGAG GTGCAGCTGATCCACTACAACCAAGAGCTGTACCCCAATATCTCGGAAGCCGCACGCAACCCCAATGGTTTGGCTGTCATTTCAATCTTTGCTAAt ATTGGATCAAGCCCCAACCCATTCCTAACCCGACTGTTAAACAGAGAAACCATCACCCGGATTTCCTATAAGA ATGATGCTTATCTTCTACATGATCTGAGCCTTGAGAATCTTTATCCTGAGACATTTGGTTTTATCACCTACCAAGGGTCCATGTCAACTCCTCCGTGCTATGAAACGGTCACTTGGGTCCTGATTGACCGACCCATCAACATTACCTCTGTACAG ATACATTCCCTTCGCCTCCTCAGCCAGAACCTTCCTTCTCAGATATTCCGAAGCATGAGTGACAACTCAAGACCCCTTCAGCCCCTCTTACACCGAAGCCTTCGGGGCAATCGAGACCTGCGGCACCCCACTCGACGTTGCAAGGGGGCCAACTACAGACTACATG TTGACGGCACACGACCTTCCAAAACTGCCATGTAG